A genome region from Erigeron canadensis isolate Cc75 chromosome 3, C_canadensis_v1, whole genome shotgun sequence includes the following:
- the LOC122590860 gene encoding tubulin-folding cofactor D: protein MAAGESRSPPPPPEMAEIEDEEHDSKQVVLQRYFLQEWKQVRSILNDIVSNGRVSDLSSVRNIQSIMDKYQEQGQLLEPYLETIISPLMFIVRSKTIEMGVDSSELLEIIKPLCIIIYTLVTVCGYKAVIRFFPHQVSDLEPAVSLLEKCHGTTQGTALRQESTGEMETKCVILLWLSILVLVPFDISSVDTSIANTNSVDANQPTPLVTRIFEMSKEYLSSAGPMQAIAGLLLSKLLTRPDMLPAFTSFIKWSHEVLLSATEDVIHHFRLLGAVETLAAIFKTGSRKALLDIVPVVWNDTSVLIKSTPAARSPLLRKYLIKLTQRTGLTCLPHRPTTWRYVGKHNALGQNISQNVSRTDLSGHVAISGSSNSGQDYFFQEEEMDVPDILEEIIELLLSGLKDTDTVVRWSAAKGIGRITSRLTYALAEEVLLSVLELFSPGEGDGSWHGGCLALAELARRGLLLPVSLPKVVPFVIKALHYDIRRGPHSVGSHIRDAAAYVCWAFGRAYNHTDMKDILEQLAPHLLIIACYDREVNCRRAAAAAFQENVGRQGSYSHGIDIVNAADYFALSSRVNAYLHVAATIAQYDGYLHPFMEELISNKICHWEKGLRELASNALAVLVKYDPEYSAKFVLEKLIPCTLASDLCMRHGATLALGELILALNNCGYALPEDKQKVVAGVVPAIEKARLYRGKGGEIMRAAVCRFIECISVVNITLTEKIKRSLLDTLSENLRHPNGQIQNAANQAFKHFVPTYFAKPDDKGTSDITLKYLEQLTDANVAVRRGSALAIGVLPFEFLATRWKMVLQKLCKACAVEDNPEDRDAEARVNAVKALALVCETLTSTTECSGLQPDEYASLLITIKTEVMQSLFTALEDYSVDNRGDVGSWVRIAAMNSLEKCTYILCKRAITVGSELLFDDNIATSLVGGLVKQAVEKMDRLREVAVKVLQRILYSEVVSVPQIPYREKLEKLVPKEGELKWGVPSCSFPRLIKLLQYGCYSKYVMSGLVISIGGLEESLKKAALGALLGYLQAVKAKDGTEINSRESRLSDDILWVLQKYKRRDRVIIPTLKTIEILFSKRIFLQMEDQTQVFCAGVLESLAIELKGTKDFSKLYAGIAILGYIASILEPINTQAFSHLLSFLTHRYPKIRKACAEQVYLVLIQNGDLVAEENLENTLEIVSECCWEGDVEEAKRQKINLCGIANIEMGQLMHNSKLSTKTSQQKPKTDDENASYSSLVGSAGF from the exons ATGGCGGCGGGTGAATCAAgatctcctcctcctcctccggAGATGGCGGAAATAGAAGACGAAGAACACGATTCAAAACAAGTAGTGCTTCAGAGATATTTTTTACAGGAATGGAAACAAGTCAGGTCTATCCTAAACGACATCGTTTCAAATGGCCGTGTTTCCGATCTCTCTTCCGTTCGCAACATCCAATCCAtt ATGGACAAATATCAGGAACAAGGACAATTGTTAGAACCATACCTGGAGACCATAATTTCCCCTCTGATGTTTATTGTCCGTTCCAAGACAATTGAAATGGGTGTCGATTCCAGTGAACTTCTTGAAATAATTAAACCTTTATGCATCATTATCTATACTTTGGTCACAGTTTGTGGGTACAAAGCTGTTATCAGATTCTTTCCTCATCAAGTTTCTGATTTAGAACCAGCGGTGTCGCTTTTAGAGAAATGCCATGGCACAACTCAAGGAACAGCTTTGAGACAAGAAAGTACTGGGGAGATGGAGACCAAATGTGTGATTCTTTTGTGGCTATCAATACTTGTCTTGGTTCCTTTTGATATATCATCTGTAGATACAAGTATTGCAAATACAAACTCCGTTGATGCAAATCAACCAACTCCCTTGGTAACTAGGATATTTGAGATGTCAAAGGAGTACCTCTCAAGTGCCGGTCCCATGCAAGCAATAGCTGGATTGCTTCTTTCAAAGCTTTTAACACGTCCAGATATGTTGCCTGCTTTTACCAG CTTTATTAAATGGAGTCATGAAGTCCTATTGTCTGCCACAGAAGATGTGATACATCATTTCCGCTTACTTGGTGCTGTAGAAACCCTTGCTGCTATTTTCAAG ACTGGAAGCCGGAAAGCGTTACTTGATATTGTTCCTGTAGTTTGGAATGACACTTCAGTTTTGATCAAGTCAACCCCTGCAGCTCGTAGTCCTTTACTTCGCAAATATCTGATAAAACTTACACAACGAACAGGGCTCACATGTCTACCTCATCGTCCAACAACCTGGCGCTATGTG GGTAAACACAATGCACTTGGACAGAATATATCGCAAAATGTATCGCGGACTGATTTAAGTGGTCATGTAGCAATCTCTGGATCATCCAATTCGGGTCAGGATTACTTTTTTCAAGAGGAAGAGATGGATGTTCCTGACATTTTAGAAGAGATCATCGAATTATTATTGTCTGGACTAAAGGATACG GATACTGTTGTTAGATGGTCTGCTGCAAAAGGTATTGGACGTATAACTTCGCGTCTCACATATGCTCTGGCAGAGGAAGTCCTGTTGTCTGTATTAGAACTTTTTTCACCTGGTGAG GGTGATGGATCTTGGCATGGTGGATGTTTAGCATTGGCTGAGCTAGCACGTAGAGGATTGCTATTACCAGTTAGCCTCCCTAAAGTTGTACCTTTTGTTATAAAG GCGCTGCACTATGACATACGGAGAGGTCCACATAGTGTTGGGTCTCATATTCGTGATGCTGCTGCTTATGTTTGTTGGGCATTTGGCCGTGCCTATAATCACACCGACATGAAGGACATACTGGAGCAACTTGCACCACATCTTTTAATTATAGCATGTTATGACCGTGAG GTTAATTGTAGAAGAGCAGCTGCAGCTGCTTTTCAGGAAAATGTTGGGAGACAAGGAAGTTATTCTCATGGAATCGACATTGTTAATGCGGCTGATTATTTTGCACTCTCTTCACGAGTAAATGCTTACCTTCATGTTGCTGCCACTATAGCCCAATATGATGGTTACCTCCATCCATTCATGGAAGAACTTATATCTAACAAGATTTGTCACTGG GAAAAAGGACTGAGAGAACTTGCCTCAAATGCTTTAGCTGTTCTTGTGAAATATGATCCAGAATATTCTGCGAAATTTGTGCTTGAGAAACTAATCCCATGCACTCTCGCGTCTGATTTATGCATGCGCCATGGTGCAACATTAGCACTTGGCGAGCTTATACTAGCTTTAAATAACTGTGGTTATGCTCTTCCAGAAG ATAAGCAAAAAGTTGTTGCCGGTGTAGTCCCTGCTATTGAGAAAGCTAGATTGTATCGTGGAAAGGGCGGAGAGATAATGCGTGCTGCAGTTTGTCGGTTCATTGAGTGCATTTCTGTCGTTAACATAACTTTAACTGAAAAAATAAAACGAAGTTTGCTTGATACCCTTAGCGAGAATTTGAGACATCCCAATGGTCAAATACAG AATGCTGCTAATCAAGCTTTCAAACATTTTGTTCCAACGTACTTTGCAAAGCCGGACGATAAAGGGACTTCTGATATTACCCTGAAGTACCTGGAGCAGTTGACTGATGCGAATGTGGCAGTGAGAAGAGGATCTGCATTGGCAATCGGAGTTTTGCCCTTTGAGTTTCTTGCTACAAGATGGAAGATGGTGCTTCAAAAACTTTGCAAAGCTTGTGCAGTCGAg GATAACCCAGAAGATAGGGATGCTGAAGCACGGGTAAATGCTGTTAAAGCACTTGCATTAGTATGTGAAACACTAACTTCGACTACAGAATGTTCCGGCTTACAACCAGACGAGTATGCTTCTTTGTTAATTACAATAAAAACCGAAGTAATGCAGAGTTTGTTCACTGCCCTGGAAGATTACTCTGTTGATAACAGAGGTGATGTAGGTTCATGGGTTCGTATTGCTGCAATGAATAGCCTTGaaaaatgtacatatatattatgcaaGAGAGCTATAACAGTTGGAAGTGAATTACTTTTTGATGATAATATTGCTACCAGTTTAGTTGGAGGCCTTGTAAAACAAGCAGTAGAAAAGATGGACAGGTTAAGAGAAGTGGCTGTCAAAGTTCTTCAAAGGATTCTATACAGTGAAGTTGTTTCTGTTCCTCAAATACCCTATAGGGAAAAACTAGAAAAACTTGTTCCCAAGGAAGGTGAATTGAAGTGGGGG GTACCCAGTTGCTCGTTTCCTCGCTTAATTAAGTTGCTTCAGTATGGTTGTTACAGCAAATATGTTATGTCTGGGTTAGTAATTTCCATCGGTGGATTAGAAGAGTCTTTGAAAAAGGCTGCACTTGGTGCTTTGTTAGGGTATCTACAAGCTGTTAAAGCTAAAGATGGGACCGAAATCAACTCCAGAGAGTCCAGGTTATCTGATGACATCCTTTGGGTTCTTCAAAAGTACAAAAGACGTGACAGAGTGATTATTCCCACGTTGAAG ACTATAGAGATTCTCTTTAGCAAACGGATCTTCTTACAAATGGAG GATCAGACACAAGTGTTTTGTGCGGGTGTTCTGGAGTCTCTTGCTATTGAGCTGAAAGGAACAAAGGACTTCTCCAAGTTATATGCTGGCATTGCAATACTTGGATACATTGCTTCAATTTTGGAGCCAATCAACACCCAGGCTTTCTCCCATCTTTTATCTTTCCTTACCCATCGATATCCCAAG ATTCGAAAGGCTTGTGCTGAACAAGTTTATCTAgttcttatccaaaatggggACCTTGTAGCCGAAGAAAATTTAGAGAACACACTTGAAATAGTGTCCGAATGTTGCTGGGAAGGTGACGTGGAGGAAGCAAAGCGTCAAAAGATAAATCTGTGTGGTATCGCCAATATAGAGATGGGACAACTTATGCATAACTCAAAGCTATCTACAAAAACGTCACAGCAGAAACCCAAAACTGATGATGAAAATGCCTCATACTCATCCTTGGTAGGATCTGCTGGATTTTAA
- the LOC122593383 gene encoding auxin-responsive protein SAUR36-like, with product MKKFRGFLLKRRVISLFRCTCRRYSRARGYRRLNPSHISSSRILKWVDKIKSKALEICSKQPGHNSGYLRFRQDPVVPKGKLAVYIGQNDGVYERVLVPVIYINHPLFGQLLQKVEDEYGHEHAGGITIPCRKSEFENVKTRIAAGSGGRKVLTWKRSI from the coding sequence atgaaaaaatttAGAGGTTTTTTACTCAAACGCAGAGTCATCTCACTTTTCCGGTGTACTTGCCGGAGATATTCCCGGGCGAGGGGTTATCGCCGGCTAAACCCATcacacatatcatcatcaagaaTCTTGAAGTGGGTCGACAAAATTAAGTCAAAAGCATTAGAAATATGTTCAAAACAGCCGGGTCATAATTCGGGTTATTTGCGTTTCCGACAAGATCCGGTAGTTCCAAAGGGGAAGTTGGCGGTATATATTGGTCAAAACGACGGCGTTTATGAAAGAGTATTGGTgcctgttatatatataaaccatccGTTGTTTGGACAGTTGCTACAAAAGGTGGAAGATGAGTATGGCCATGAGCATGCTGGCGGTATCACTATTCCTTGCCGCAAATCGGAATTTGAGAACGTGAAAACAAGGATTGCTGCCGGAAGTGGTGGCCGGAAAGTGTTAACGTGGAAACGTTCcatttga
- the LOC122590862 gene encoding methionine aminopeptidase 1A yields MAGGTDVSLSCVKCGKPANLQCPKCVELKLPREGAAFCTQDCFKESWSTHKTVHLKAKLASVGSNAPWEQNIASPSDGWLYPLRKGQSRTAKMPNFDWTGPLRPYPISKNRVVPAGIELPDWAIDGIPKIEPASDLQHVVEIKTPEKIERMRETNRIAREVLDAAARAVRPGVTTDEIDAVVHEATIAAGAYPSPLNYHFFPKSCCTSVNEVICHGIPDGRKLEDGDIVNVDVSILYKGVHGDLNETYFVGNVDEASQQLVKCTYECLEKAIAIVKPGVRFREIGEVINRHATMSGFSVVKSYCGHGIGDLFHCAPNIPHYARNKAVGVMKAGQTFTIEPMINAGVWRDRMWPDGWTAVTADGKRSAQFEHTLLVTETGVEVLTARLPTSPKVFPWLSS; encoded by the exons ATGGCAGGTGGAACAGATGTTAGTTTATCATGCGTTAAATGCGGAAAGCCTGCTAATCTTCa GTGTCCAAAGTGTGTTGAGTTGAAGCTTCCCCGCGAAGGTGCTGCTTTCTG TACTCAAGACTGTTTTAAGGAATCTTGGAGCACACATAAAACAGTTCATCTGAAGGCAAAGTTAGCATCAGTTGGATCTAACGCTCCATGGGAACAAAATATAGCTTCACCAAGTGATGGTTGGCTTTATCCTCTGAGGAAAGGACAGTCGCGAACTGCAAAGATGCCTAATTTTGATTGGACAGG GCCATTACGGCCATATCCCATATCAAAAAACCGCGTAGTACCTGCAGGCATCGAGCTACCTGACTGGGCAATTGAT GGAATTCCAAAAATTGAGCCCGCAAGTGATCTGCAACATGTTGTCGAG ATAAAAACTCCAGAGAAAattgagagaatgagagaaaCTAATCGT atTGCAAGGGAAGTATTGGATGCAGCTGCTCGTGCTGTGCGCCCTGGCGTCACTACAGACGAAATTGATGCCGTGGTTCATGAAGCAACCATCGCTGCTG GAGCATATCCATCTCCACTAAATTATCATTTCTTCCCGAAGTCTTGCTGCAC GTCTGTCAATGAAGTAATCTGTCATGGAATTCCAGATGGAAG GAAATTAGAGGATGGTGACATCGTCAATGTTGATGtatctattttatataaagGGGTTCATG GTGACCTAAACGAAACCTATTTTGTTGGTAATGTGGACGAGGCATCTCAACAATTGGTCAAGTGTACTTATGAGTGCTTGGAGAAAGCAATAGCTATTG TCAAACCCGGAGTACGCTTTCGTGAAATAGGGGAAGTTATAAATAGACACGCCACTATGTCAGGATTCTCTGTG GTGAAATCTTATTGTGGGCATGGTATTGGAGACCTCTTCCATTGTGCTCCAAACATACCCCATTATGCCA GAAATAAAGCAGTTGGTGTGATGAAAGCCGGACAGACCTTCACTATTGAACCTATGATAAATGCTG GTGTCTGGCGTGATAGGATGTGGCCTGATGGTTGGACTGCTGTTACCGCAGATGGCAAGCGCAGTGCTCAGTTTGAACATACTCTCTTG GTAACTGAGACTGGAGTGGAAGTTCTTACGGCACGATTGCCCACCTCTCCTAAGGTGTTTCCATGGCTAAGCTCATAA
- the LOC122592147 gene encoding pectinesterase 2-like — protein sequence MQFFSFLAISFTSTFLYGVYGYTTSDITSWCSQTPHPQLCEHSLITTKSNYSPIKQKPDFVKALLKVTLERAEHAGSHTLTLGPKCRNEREKAAWADCLELYEKTILTINMTIDPNQKCSQADIQTWLSTALTNLETCKAGFEDLGVTNHMLPLMNNNNVSSLISNTLAMNKGGDSSYSAASSSQKSGFPKWVKPGDRKLLQTPTIKANVVVDKDGSGDYKSIGDAIEAASKRSGSGRYVIRVKAGTYKENIEISKKLKNIMLLGDGIGETIITASKSVRGGSTTFKSATLVVDGDGFIGKGMTIRNTAGPQNGQAVAVRCSADLSVFYQCSFEGYQDTLYVHTDRQFYRQCDIYGTVDFIFGNAAVVLQNCNIYARKPPNKINTITAQSRSDKNQNTGISIHNSRVTTASELRGAKGVETYLGRPWKQYSRTVFMKTNLDSLINPKGWTKWSDESALSTLYYGEYMNTGPGSSTSKRVDWKGYHKITSSSEASKFTVGNFIAGGSWLPATNVPYTSGL from the exons ATgcaattcttttcatttttagcaATCAGTTTTACAAGTACATTCCTTTATGGGGTGTATGGTTACACGACATCTGACATAACATCTTGGTGTAGCCAGACACCGCACCCACAACTATGTGAGCATTCTTTGATCACCACCAAGTCAAATTATAGCCCCATAAAACAAAAGCCAGACTTTGTTAAAGCTTTATTGAAAGTCACTTTAGAGCGTGCGGAGCACGCAGGTTCCCACACTCTAACGCTTGGCCCAAAATGTCGTAACGAGCGTGAGAAGGCTGCATGGGCAGATTGCTTAGAGCTTTATGAAAAAACAATCCTAACGATCAACATGACAATTGATCCTAACCAAAAATGTAGCCAGGCCGACATACAGACCTGGCTCAGCACTGCCTTGACAAATCTAGAGACTTGCAAGGCAGGATTTGAGGACCTAGGTGTCACCAATCACATGTTACCATTGATGAACAATAATAATGTGTCATCTTTGATTAGCAATACATTAGCAATGAACAAAGGAGGGGATTCGTCGTATAGTGCAGCATCAAGTTCTCAAAAATCAGGCTTCCCTAAATGGGTGAAACCAGGTGATAGGAAGCTATTGCAAACACCAACTATTAAAGCCAATGTGGTAGTGGATAAAGATGGATCCGGTGACTATAAATCGATTGGTGACGCCATAGAAGCGGCCTCAAAGAGGTCAGGGAGCGGGCGGTATGTAATCCGAGTGAAGGCTGGTACATATAAGGAGAATATAgaaataagtaaaaaactaaaaaacataatgTTACTTGGAGATGGTATTGGGGAAACTATCATAACCGCCAGCAAAAGTGTTCGAGGAGGTAGCACCACCTTCAAATCAGCCACTCTTG TGGTGGACGGAGATGGATTTATTGGCAAAGGGATGACCATTAGGAACACAGCTGGACCACAAAACGGTCAAGCTGTGGCGGTCCGCTGTAGTGCTGATCTTTCGGTGTTCTACCAGTGCAGCTTTGAAGGGTACCAAGACACGCTATACGTCCACACAGACAGGCAGTTCTATCGCCAATGTGACATCTATGGCACAGTCGATTTCATTTTTGGCAACGCAGCCGTGGTTCTCCAAAACTGCAACATTTACGCACGTAAGCCCCCGAACAAGATCAACACAATTACAGCACAAAGCCGGAGTGATAAAAACCAAAACACGGGGATTTCAATCCATAACAGCCGTGTGACAACCGCCTCTGAGCTAAGAGGTGCCAAGGGAGTTGAAACTTACCTTGGGAGACCATGGAAACAATACTCTAGGACGGTTTTCATGAAAACGAACCTTGATAGCTTGATCAATCCAAAGGGATGGACGAAATGGAGTGATGAGTCGGCACTTAGTACCCTGTATTATGGCGAGTATATGAACACCGGGCCTGGTTCATCTACATCGAAACGGGTGGATTGGAAAGGTTACCATAAGATCACTAGTAGTAGTGAGGCGTCCAAGTTTACCGTCGGTAATTTCATTGCTGGTGGTTCTTGGTTACCGGCAACCAATGTGCCATATACTTCTGGTCTCTAA
- the LOC122590861 gene encoding probable pectinesterase/pectinesterase inhibitor 17 → MMKNTLLLATLVACLFFSGVYGYTKSEIKTWCSQTPHPHPCEHFLSSNSNYGPIKQKPDFVKALLKVTLERAKYAGSHTLSLGPKCRNKRERAAWADCLELYENTIQYINKTVDPYQKCSQVDMQTWLSTALTNQETCRAGFKELGVTDYVWPQMSNNVSSLISNTLAMNKGSVGNSLPVEPSPPNSKFPSWVKPGDRKLLQSSTPQANVVVAQDGSGNFKTIGAAIAAAAKRSGTGRYVIRVKAGIYKENIEITKKVKNIMLLGDGIGKTIITGSKSVDGGTTTFKSATLAVVGDGFIGQGFTVRNTAGPQNHQAVALRSGSDLSVFYKCSFEGYQDTLYVHSNRQFYRECDIYGTVDFIFGNAAAVLQNCNIYARKPPNKTNTITAQGRTDQNQNTGISIHNSRVTAASDLQGVSGVKTYLGRPWKQYSRTVFMKTSLDSIIDPSGWLPWSGNFALSTLYYGEYMNTGPGSSTSKRVNWKGYHVITSSTEAAKFTVGNFITGGSWLPATNVPFTSGL, encoded by the exons atGATGAAAAACACTCTACTTTTGGCAACTCTTGTTGCATGTCTATTTTTTTCAGGGGTGTATGGCTACACAAAATCCGAGATTAAGACTTGGTGTAGCCAGACACCCCACCCGCATCCATGTGAGCATTTTTTGAGTTCTAACTCAAACTATGGCCCGATCAAGCAGAAACCAGATTTTGTGAAAGCTTTATTAAAAGTCACGTTGGAACGTGCTAAATACGCAGGGTCACACACTCTATCCCTTGGCCCAAAATGTCGCAACAAGCGTGAAAGGGCAGCTTGGGCAGATTGCTTAGAGCTTTATGAGAACACCATCCAATACATTAACAAAACCGTTGATCCTTACCAAAAGTGTAGCCAGGTCGATATGCAGACCTGGCTTAGCACGGCCCTGACAAACCAAGAGACATGCAGGGCCGGATTTAAAGAGTTGGGTGTGACCGATTACGTGTGGCCACAAATGAGCAATAATGTATCCTCTTTGATTAGTAATACCTTAGCAATGAACAAAGGATCAGTAGGGAACTCATTACCTGTCGAACCAAGTCCTCCAAACTCAAAGTTTCCTAGTTGGGTAAAACCTGGTGACCGAAAGCTATTGCAGTCATCGACTCCACAAGCCAACGTTGTGGTGGCTCAAGATGGTTCTGGTAACTTCAAAACGATTGGCGCTGCCATAGCTGCTGCTGCAAAGAGGTCAGGAACCGGGAGGTATGTCATTCGAGTGAAGGCTGGCATTTACAAGGAGAATATCGAAATCACTAAAAAGGTAAAGAACATTATGTTACTAGGCGATGGTATCGGAAAAACTATCATAACAGGAAGCAAAAGCGTTGATGGAGGCACCACCACCTTCAAATCTGCCACTCTTG CTGTGGTCGGAGATGGATTTATTGGCCAAGGCTTCACAGTTAGAAACACCGCGGGTCCACAAAACCACCAAGCCGTGGCACTTCGCAGTGGCTCTGACCTTTCGGTATTTTACAAATGTAGCTTCGAAGGGTACCAAGACACCTTATACGTTCACTCAAATAGACAATTTTATCGCGAATGTGACATATATGGTACAGTTGATTTCATTTTTGGCAACGCTGCTGCCGTTCTCCAAAACTGTAACATTTACGCCCGTAAGCCCCCAAACAAGACCAATACAATCACAGCTCAAGGCCGGACCGATCAAAACCAAAACACGGGTATTTCAATCCACAACAGCCGTGTCACAGCTGCCTCTGACTTACAAGGTGTCTCGGGTGTTAAAACGTATCTTGGAAGACCATGGAAGCAATACTCTAGGACGGTGTTTATGAAAACAAGCCTTGATAGCATAATTGACCCTTCGGGTTGGTTGCCATGGAGTGGAAATTTTGCACTTAGTACATTGTATTATGGCGAGTATATGAACACTGGGCCTGGTTCATCGACGTCGAAAAGGGTTAACTGGAAAGGTTATCATGTGATTACTAGTAGTACCGAGGCGGCCAAGTTCACCGTAGGGAACTTCATTACTGGTGGTTCTTGGTTGCCAGCAACCAATGTTCCATTCACGTCTggtttataa